From Aspergillus luchuensis IFO 4308 DNA, chromosome 2, nearly complete sequence:
AGATTTTACAGGCTGACAAGCATCTAGGTATTTATGAGTAAGTCTACACACATGGCGACTCCTCCCCACACAAGCTTCATGGAAGCTTTTACATGTCCGCACTGGCGGTGGCACCAGTGATAATTTCAACCAGTTCACCGGTAATGGCGGCTTGACGCTGACGGTTGTACAAGATCTGGAACCTGCATGGTATTAGCCTTGATCAGTGAAATCGGGTGAACTTTGAGACTTACTTGTTGATCATCTCACCAGCGTTCTTGGAGGCGTTCTGTAGAGTATGGTTAGTCTGGGTTAATTTCGAACATCTGAATAATACTTGCCTCCATGGCGTTACGACGAGCCTGTAATCACATTAGCTTGTTATTCCAAAtcaaaaattattttaagcGGAAGAACTTACGGAGATTTCGCAAGCGTGACCCTCAGCCATAGCCCAGAAGAGGTTGTTGGCAAGGGCGTATTCACGGAGGTGGGCCAGAGTCTGGTCATCAGTCTCGAAAGCAGAGAGGTTGGCTAGAGCAGAGAGTTCAGTCCCGATACGCGCAAAACACATTACATCAGATATAACTCACGAGACTGGGTGATAGCCTCCTCAGAGTAAGCCTCAACGGTACCGGCCTCGTAGGACTGGGCGTTGATGAACTGGTTgtagatgatcttgatgctGGCGTAGTCGGTGGGCAGCTGAGAGATCTGGTCGGCAATGGACTGAGCGTCGTTGAAGGTGGGGATGTCCTTGCAGACGTTGGCGAAGCTCAGGACAATGGCGTTGGGGTTGGTACGAGACAGCtgagccttggccttctcaccgaggacgacgatgtcGGCATCGGGGTGCTGCTGGAGCATGCGACGAGTAGCCTTGCTGAGACCGGAGTGGATACCACCGCAAAGACCCTTGTCGGAGCTGGCGACGACGAGCAGAGTCTTCTTGTCCTCGAGAGGCTTGGTCTCGGCGTTCTCGAAAACGGTGTTGGAGGTCTGACCGTAGGTGCGAGAGTCCTCCATGGCCTTCTGGGCGCGAGTAAGACGGGTGGAGGCGATGACCTTCATGGTGTTGGTGATCTTCTCGATGTTCTTGATGGACTTGAGACGGCCCTCGATTTCACGCAGAGTCGCGAAGTTGGCGGCATTGGGAGGAGCAGTGCTTCGAAAAAATCAGCCATTGAGCCACTCGGTTGGTTTGCTTATagctccatctcctcgttTTCCTGAAGGTTAAAGGActggtgggttgggtggtgggagCCAGCTGGGACAGCCTAGCTGGGGTGTGGGAAGGAAACGAAAAGGCGACGGACGGGCGGGTGTTGTGGACATTccggaagagaagaagaacttaCCGGGAGACCGCAATGCTACCAGCCCTCACAGCCGGACGAACAGCACGGGAGAACATATTGCAAAGAAGCCGTACGGTCGAAAAGACCAAAACGATAAACAATCGTAGAGGGGATAGtgtggggagaggggggaggagggagagggtagAGGAATCCTCGTAGGCTGGCGGTTGAGAAGTCGGTGGTTGAAGTTGGACTCCTGTTTCTGTTCTTCCGACAGCCGGCAGCACGGGACCCAACCGCGCTAGACCCAAACTGGTAGTCTGGTGGTGAAATGGCTGGTGGTCCGGGTGTCCGGGTGTCCACAGCGACCATCCGTGCAACCCGGCCGGGCGTGCACAGCACTAATCCTAAACGGGCAGCTCTCGAGTTGCCGGGCATATCAGGTGACCTGGCTGCGCGCAGGCTTACGTCGGCTGAGTCAGCAGCGCCACTCAGGCATGCAGGCACCGAGGCGCCCGGAATTGAAATGGAGTCGTCATAATTTCCATACAAACTTCCAGACCCGGCAGCCTTGGCACCTCAGGCTGCCAGCCTCCTCGCACGGCGAGTGGCTGACGGTCCGGAGAAACGTGAAGATCGCCTCAGGCCCCAAAAGACGGCCTCGttttccattccattccttctcttcttcctctctttcctctttctctctctctctctctctcttctctcttcccttccctttccttctccctctcgtcATCTTTGGCTCTGctgtctcttttctctcttcttcccctctccgcccttcagcttcttctcctctccgctcCTCCCGCTCGAGTCTCtttccaccctcccctctccgGTTTCTCGTTTTCCTTCCGTCTTTCCCTATTCGGTCTATGTCTGTCTCTCCCTTCTAGTAGAACGCTTTCTCGTTGCCATCAGCCTTCCCATTGGCCAGGCTGCCGTTGCTTTCATCACTCCTTCAAGCGCCAGCTCCGGTCCGCAGACTCGCCCTCTCTCGCGCGCGCCCCTGCGCTCTCCCACCCCGGTTTTGCCTGTCTACTCGCTCCTTGGGCCCACGCGCTTTTTCCATCAATCGCCTGGCAACCATGAGCTCTTCGGAAGACGATACCCCGCTTGTCAAGGCAAATGGTCGCCTTACCAGTGAGTGttgctctcctctctttGCTCTCACATGACCCTTTCCCGCCTCTCTTTCACGCCTCATTTACCCATCACTTCCCTTTGTTTGGGGTCACTTTCGCGACTCAATCACCTCTTTTTGCGCATTGATCTCTTTGACCCCTCATGAATGCGATAAGTCTTACACTTCCTCTTGTTTTTTTAAGGTTCCCATACGGACTCAAAATTGCGCGACGCGACGGAGACAAATGGCCATGTTGATCCAGGCGTATCCATCCGCTTTGGTCCCGTTCAGGCCGAAAATGATGTGGACATGGCCGATGCCGACGCTGCCGCCGTTCCCAAGCGGAAGTCGCGCTCAAGCGTCGGTCAGAGAAAGTCTTACGCCGAACCTGAGAGCAGTGAGGATGATCAACCTTTGGTACGCCGATTACCTCCACGCCAGTTCCTTCGTTCCCCCTACTCTCGCGACGCTATTGCTGTCGCTGTTCGTTCCAGCGGCTGACCAGTCGACAGAGCAAGCGACGCCGCACTTCCGTGAAGCACGAGGACCCCGAAACGGACGATGACGTACCTCTGGCGCTCAATGGAAGAAAGCTTCCCAAGGCGTCGGAAACGGCTATAGGTGAAGAATCCGATTCCGATGTGCCTATCGAAAGAAAACTCGCCtctcagaagaagaagatacagcagaaggcagagaaggatgCGAAAGCGACCCGCAAACAAGCCCCCCCGAAGACTACGAAGGCCACAGCAACCAAGAGACAGGCCAATGGCGTGAAGAAAGAGCCCGAGGACGTGAAGCCTTCGACCGTCAAGAAGACGGCAAAGCCAACCAAGGCCAGTGAGAAGGCTGCGTTGCCTTCGCATGTGAAGCGGGCTGCCTCTAGCGCCAAGTCGACCCCTGtcaaaaaggaagaaagcgAGGAGGCTGAAGacgccgaggaagaagagtacAGATGGTGGGAAGACCCGACCAAGGGTGATGGCACGATCAAGTGGACGACCCTTGAACACAACGGCGTGGTTTTCCCTCCTCCGTACGAGCCACTTCCTAAGGACGTCAAAATGAAGTATGATGGCGTCCCTGTCACTCTTCATCCTGACGCTGAAGAAGTggctggcttcttcggcggcaTGCTCAATGCGACTCAGCATGTTGAGAACCCCACCTTCCAGAAGAACTTCTTTATGGATTTCCGAGATATCCTTAAGAAGACTGGTGGCGCAAAGGATCCCAAGGGCAACAAAGTGGACATCAAAGATTTTCACAAGTGCGACTTTCAGCCAATCTTTGCCTACTACGACAATCAACGGCAAGAGAAAAAGGCTTTGCCACCGGCTGAGAAGAAGCGTTTGAAGGCTGAAAAGGACGCTCAAGAGGCCCCTTACATGTATTGTATGTGGGACGGACGGAAGCAAAAAGTGGGCAACTTCCGAGTGGAACCGCCAGCTCTCTTCCGTGGACGTGGTGAGCATCCCAAAACTGGCCGTGTGAAGTCGCGTGTGCAGCCGGAACAGATCACCATCAATATTGGCAAAGATGCGCCTGTTCCGCCTCCTCCGGAGGGCCACAAGTGGAAAGAGGTCAAGCACGACCAAGAAGGCACCTGGCTTGCAATGTGGCAGGAAAACATCAATGGCAACTACAAGTATGTCATGCTTGCGGCCAATTCTGATGTGAAGGGTCAGAGTGATTACAAGAAGTTCGAGAAGGCTCGTGAATTGAAGCATCATATTGATCGGATCCGCAAAGATTATCAGAAGAACCTCAAGCACGAGCTGATGGTCGAGCGGCAAAAGGCGACGGCAGTATACCTTATTGACCAGTTTGCTCTTCGTGCTGGTAACGAGAAGGGTGAAGACGAAGCTGAGACTGTGGGATGCTGCTCTCTCAAGTATGAGAACGTTACTCTCAAGCCTCCAAACAAGGTTGTCTTTGATTTCTTGGGTAAGGACAGCATCCGCTTCTATGATGAAGTCGAGGTCGACACCCAGGTTTTCAAGAacttgaagatcttcaagaaaGCGCCCAAGAAGGAGGGCGACGAAATCTTCGATAGACTGACGGTATGTACTTCGACTGGCTCTTGGATTGCACCGCTAATGGACGCACGTAGACCTCCGCCCTCAACAAACACTTGTCGACCTACATGCAAGGATTGACTGCAAAGGTGTTCCGTACCTACAACGCTTCCCACACTATGTCCACGCTGCTGAAGGACATGAAGGCGACGGGTAACATTGCAGAGAAGGTGAAGGCGTACAATGACGCCAACCGCAGGGTCGCCATTCTGTGTAACCATAAGCGAACTGTCGCTGCATCCCATGCCAaccagatggagaagatgagtgaAAGGGTATGTTGACCAGTGGTGAACACTATAGTTGGGGCGCATTGCTAATACTTATCGCAATATCTTTAGATCAAGGGACTGCGGTACCAAAGATGGCGTCTGAAGCAACAGATGCTCGATCTCGAGCCTagtttgaagaagaagaaaggcgcCAAGTACTTCGAGATGGACGAAGACATGGACATGGAATGGGTGAAGGAGCACCAGGCCTACCTTGTGGAAGAGCAGCGCCAGAAAATCCAGAAGAAGTTCGAAAAGGACAATGAGAAGCTCGCTGCAGAAGGcgagaaggaaatgaaggCCACTGAGCTGGAGAGCCGTCTCCAGGCAGCAAAAGATATGGAGAAGAAATTTAACAAGGAGAACAAAACCGGAAAGGTGGAAGCCGAAGGCAAGTCCCCGACGGTCGATAAGCTCGAGGCAGCGATCACGAAGCTCGAGCAGCGCATTGAAACGATGGAGCTTCAAGCTCAGGATAAggaagagaacaaggagGTCGCTCTAGGAACCTCGAAGATCGTACGTTTCTGTCCCTTGCTATGGTTGATGATTCTTGATCGACTAACACCACATAGAACTACATCGACCCTCGTCTTACTGTGGTTTTCAGCAAGAAGTTCGATGTTCCTATTGAGAagttcttctccaagtccCTCCGGGAGAAGTTCGAATGGGCCATCAAGTCGGTCGAAGAGGATTGGGAATTCTAGATTCCCTCGACCGCGTCGCATCTCAGTTTCGCGAATCCTTCCCGCTCGATCCATTGAGCCTGACTCCGGATACAGAGTGTTTCCTTGTTTTCATTTTCctctattatattctttGCCTACACCGGTGGTAAAACGGATTGTCTTACGCATAATGCATTTTTGGAGCCTTATATTATTGTTCTTTCTCctacttttctctctttttcttctttgctcgCCACATCTCTCTACCAAAAGCCACCCCTGCCTTCTTGTCGCTGTACACCCCGCTTCAATTTACTGTCTCGATTCATTACGATGAACATGCAAGAGGGCTTATCTTCAGCATTACCAGTTTGCTTGCCCACCTCTGGTCTTGGTTCTCGCTACGTCTTGGACATTTCTCCCCCTTCGTTTCAAGTTTTAGCCCTCCATTGACCCTACAGATgaagataagaagaataaagaaaataagaaaaagagtTATACACCCGGGAAACTCGATACATCTATCAATatattatcaatatataCAGATTCACATAAGGCATCTGAATGTTATACAGTAGTAACATGAAATCACGAGTCTATAACTCGCTTGATAGCTTAGTGCTTATTAGTAATCTTTGTAGGAACTGACAACCAAAACCGCGTCATGATTGATGTAATTCTTAGCTTGGTTTTAAACATTTTGAGATTCATACTAGCTTTCCTATTATCAAATCATTCGTGTTTGTATGCTTCAGTGGCAGTGTTTATAATGTCGTCCGGAGCTAGCCAGTATGATGTTATGATAGTTGGCGAACAAGCTTACTCTAAACCAGAACTGCTACATAGTTACCATCATGCTACTAAAGTGGTCTGTTGCAAATCATGTGATGCAAAAAGGATAtggtacggagtagatataTCATGACGCTATATTCCAGTTTCTGAACGCCAAATTTTGAAAATTGAGGGGTTCTGGGCGCTAGCGACCGGCATACCACACTTATAGCTGACATCACGAGTTCTGTCATGCATCGTGGAAGTGGAGAAGAAAATTGAAGGGATTTAATGGAGTAAATGGTGAGAGGGGAGTGAGTGGGCATGTATCCAAAGTACGCAGATTGAGACAAGCTGGATTATGTAAATGATGGTAAAAGACGGCCATGAGGGATGGCGGCCTGAGGTTAACATTCAAGGACAAGGCTCAACCTATCCGTAGTGTATGTAGTGCAacaaataaaagaagaagaaagatataaGTAGTCTAAGATGTGCATGATGTTCATAATCAAAAGGGCACAccatccagccccagccaGTGACAGAAGAA
This genomic window contains:
- the ATP3 gene encoding F1F0 ATP synthase subunit gamma (COG:C;~EggNog:ENOG410PH2F;~InterPro:IPR023632,IPR000131,IPR035968;~PFAM:PF00231;~go_component: GO:0045261 - proton-transporting ATP synthase complex, catalytic core F(1) [Evidence IEA];~go_function: GO:0046933 - proton-transporting ATP synthase activity, rotational mechanism [Evidence IEA];~go_process: GO:0015986 - ATP synthesis coupled proton transport [Evidence IEA]) yields the protein MKVIASTRLTRAQKAMEDSRTYGQTSNTVFENAETKPLEDKKTLLVVASSDKGLCGGIHSGLSKATRRMLQQHPDADIVVLGEKAKAQLSRTNPNAIVLSFANVCKDIPTFNDAQSIADQISQLPTDYASIKIIYNQFINAQSYEAGTVEAYSEEAITQSPNLSAFETDDQTLAHLREYALANNLFWAMAEGHACEISARRNAMENASKNAGEMINKFQILYNRQRQAAITGELVEIITGATASADM
- the TOP1 gene encoding DNA topoisomerase 1 (BUSCO:EOG09260MRU;~COG:L;~EggNog:ENOG410PHNU;~InterPro:IPR013030,IPR018521,IPR001631,IPR013500, IPR025834,IPR036202,IPR011010,IPR008336,IPR013499, IPR014711,IPR014727,IPR013034;~PFAM:PF01028,PF02919,PF14370;~go_component: GO:0005694 - chromosome [Evidence IEA];~go_function: GO:0003677 - DNA binding [Evidence IEA];~go_function: GO:0003917 - DNA topoisomerase type I (single strand cut, ATP-independent) activity [Evidence IEA];~go_process: GO:0006265 - DNA topological change [Evidence IEA]); protein product: MSSSEDDTPLVKANGRLTSSHTDSKLRDATETNGHVDPGVSIRFGPVQAENDVDMADADAAAVPKRKSRSSVGQRKSYAEPESSEDDQPLSKRRRTSVKHEDPETDDDVPLALNGRKLPKASETAIGEESDSDVPIERKLASQKKKIQQKAEKDAKATRKQAPPKTTKATATKRQANGVKKEPEDVKPSTVKKTAKPTKASEKAALPSHVKRAASSAKSTPVKKEESEEAEDAEEEEYRWWEDPTKGDGTIKWTTLEHNGVVFPPPYEPLPKDVKMKYDGVPVTLHPDAEEVAGFFGGMLNATQHVENPTFQKNFFMDFRDILKKTGGAKDPKGNKVDIKDFHKCDFQPIFAYYDNQRQEKKALPPAEKKRLKAEKDAQEAPYMYCMWDGRKQKVGNFRVEPPALFRGRGEHPKTGRVKSRVQPEQITINIGKDAPVPPPPEGHKWKEVKHDQEGTWLAMWQENINGNYKYVMLAANSDVKGQSDYKKFEKARELKHHIDRIRKDYQKNLKHELMVERQKATAVYLIDQFALRAGNEKGEDEAETVGCCSLKYENVTLKPPNKVVFDFLGKDSIRFYDEVEVDTQVFKNLKIFKKAPKKEGDEIFDRLTTSALNKHLSTYMQGLTAKVFRTYNASHTMSTLLKDMKATGNIAEKVKAYNDANRRVAILCNHKRTVAASHANQMEKMSERIKGLRYQRWRLKQQMLDLEPSLKKKKGAKYFEMDEDMDMEWVKEHQAYLVEEQRQKIQKKFEKDNEKLAAEGEKEMKATELESRLQAAKDMEKKFNKENKTGKVEAEGKSPTVDKLEAAITKLEQRIETMELQAQDKEENKEVALGTSKINYIDPRLTVVFSKKFDVPIEKFFSKSLREKFEWAIKSVEEDWEF